Proteins from a single region of Centropristis striata isolate RG_2023a ecotype Rhode Island chromosome 9, C.striata_1.0, whole genome shotgun sequence:
- the gpr52 gene encoding G-protein coupled receptor 52 translates to MNQSELTTDPVLTANSSHGDFFPGRAANHSCPLGWGLNEGVEACVLETAVIVLLTVLIITGNLTVIFVFHCAPLLHHYTTSYFIQTMAYADLLVGLSCLVPTLSLLHYPASVQEPITCQVFSYVISVLKSVSMACLACISVDRYLAITKPLSYNQLVTPCRLRGCITLIWVYSSLVFLPSFFGWGKPGYHGDIFEWCAHSWPTSALFTGFVVCLLYAPAALVVCFTYYHIFRICQQHNREISERRARFPSQEMEAGEGGGGGHQGGHGPDRRYAMVLFRITSVFYMLWLPYIIYFLLESSHVLDSPALSFITTWLAISNSFCNCVIYSLSNSVFRLGMRRLSQTICSFSHCAADDRDFGEPKPRKRANSCSI, encoded by the coding sequence ATGAACCAGTCTGAACTGACAACGGACCCGGTGCTCACTGCCAACAGCAGTCATGGAGACTTCTTTCCTGGCAGGGCTGCCAACCACTCTTGTCCCCTGGGCTGGGGGCTGAATGAAGGCGTAGAGGCTTGTGTCCTGGAGACTGCTGTCATTGTACTTCTGACTGTGCTCATTATTACAGGGAACTTGACGGTGATCTTTGTGTTTCACTGTGCCCCTCTGCTACACCACTACACCACCAGCTACTTCATCCAGACCATGGCCTATGCTGACCTGCTGGTGGGTCTTAGCTGCCTGGTGCCCACGCTGTCTCTGCTCCACTACCCAGCAAGTGTCCAGGAGCCCATCACTTGCCAGGTCTTTAGCTATGTCATCTCTGTTCTAAAGAGTGTTTCAATGGCCTGTTTGGCTTGTATTAGTGTGGACCGCTACCTGGCCATAACGAAACCACTGTCTTACAACCAACTGGTGACGCCATGCCGGCTACGAGGCTGCATCACCCTGATTTGGGTCTACTCAAGCCTGGTTTTCTTGCCCTCTTTCTTTGGGTGGGGTAAACCAGGCTATCATGGGGACATTTTTGAGTGGTGCGCTCACTCCTGGCCCACCTCTGCCCTCTTTACAGGCTTCGTGGTGTGTTTGCTGTATGCGCCTGCTGCCCTTGTGGTTTGTTTTACCTATTACCATATATTTCGCATTTGCCAGCAGCACAACAGGGAGATCAGTGAACGGCGGGCACGCTTCCCCAGCCAGGAGATGGAGGCTGGTGAGGGGGGAGGCGGTGGGCATCAAGGAGGGCATGGACCGGATCGGCGATATGCGATGGTGCTGTTTCGCATAACCAGCGTTTTCTATATGCTCTGGCTGCCCTACATAATCTACTTCCTGCTGGAGAGCTCCCATGTACTGGATAGCCCTGCCCTGTCCTTCATCACCACCTGGCTTGCCATCAGCAATAGCTTTTGCAACTGTGTCATCTACAGCCTGTCTAATAGTGTGTTCCGCCTGGGCATGCGCAGGCTCTCGCAGACGATTTGCTCCTTTAGCCACTGCGCAGCCGACGACAGGGACTTTGGGGAGCCAAAACCAAGGAAGAGGGCAAACTCATGCTCTATCTGA